From the Osmerus eperlanus chromosome 19, fOsmEpe2.1, whole genome shotgun sequence genome, one window contains:
- the dgat2 gene encoding diacylglycerol O-acyltransferase 2 isoform X1, producing the protein MKTLLAAYSGVLKGTGTSLLSALQDLPSAPWPSRSKMKKHLQVISVLQWVLSFLALGVACTVLLMYMFCTDCWVIAAMYTAWLIFDWNTPKQGGRRSSWVRNWTMWTYFRDYFPIRLIKTHDLLPSRNYVFGYHPHGIFCFGAFCNFGTEATGFSKKFPGIKPSLATLAGNFRLPVLRDYLMSGGICPVNKNSIDYLLSRNGTGNAVVIVVGGAAESLECRPGLNTVTLKNRKGFVKLALQKGSDLVPVYSFGENDVYKQVIFEEGTWCRWAQRRLQKLLGFAPCLFHGCGLFSSDSWGFVPYSKPIITIVGEPVTVPKVEEPTQDMVDLYHAMYIRSLCTLFDKHKTRFGLKETDMLHIQ; encoded by the exons ATGAAGACCTTACTTGCTGCCTACTCCGGTGTCCTTAAAG GCACCGGCACCAGCCTTCTCTCAGCCCTGCAGGACCTGCCCTCCGCTCCTTGGCCTTCCAGATCCAAGATGAAGAAACATCTACAAGTCATCTCTGTGTTGCAGTGGGTCCTGTCCTTCTTGGCCCTGG gtgttGCCTGCACAGTACTGCTCATGTACATGTTCTGTACAGACTGCTGGGTCATCGCTGCCATGTATACCGCCTGGCTCATATTTGACTGGAACACTCCAAAACAAG GTGGCAGGAGGTCCTCTtgggtgaggaactggaccaTGTGGACTTACTTCAGAGACTACTTTCCAATCAGG CTCATAAAGACCCACGACCTTCTGCCCAGCCGTAACTACGTATTTGGCTACCACCCCCACGGCATTTTCTGTTTTGGTGCCTTCTGTAACTTTGGGACTGAGGCCACCGGTTTCTCCAAGAAGTTCCCAGGCATAAAGCCCTCACTGGCCACTCTGGCCGGAAACTTCCGTTTGCCGGTGCTGAGAGACTATCTGATGTCTGGAG GCATCTGCCCAGTGAACAAAAACTCCATCGACTACCTCCTCTCCCGGAATGGCACTGGAAATGCAGTGGTCATCGTAGTCGGGGGGGCGGCCGAGTCCCTGGAGTGCAGGCCCGGCCTGAATACGGTCACGCTGAAGAACCGAAAGGGCTTTGTGAAACTGGCCCTTCAGAAAGG ATCCGACCTGGTGCCGGTGTACTCCTTTGGAGAGAATGATGTGTACAAGCAGGTGATTTTCGAGGAGGGGACCTGGTGCAGGTGGGCTCAGAGGAGGCTGCAGAAGCTGCTGGGCTTTGCCCCCTGTCTGTTTCATGGCTGTGGTCTCTTCTCCTCAGACAGCTGGGGCTTCGTGCCTTACAGCAAGCCCATCATCACCATCG tTGGTGAGCCAGTCACAGTGCCGAAGGTGGAGGAGCCGACCCAGGATATGGTGGATCTGTATCATGCCATGTACATCCGGTCCCTCTGCACCCTCTTTGACAAGCATAAGACCCGCTTTGGCCTGAAGGAGACTGACATGCTGCACATCCAATGA
- the dgat2 gene encoding diacylglycerol O-acyltransferase 2 isoform X2, with protein MKKHLQVISVLQWVLSFLALGVACTVLLMYMFCTDCWVIAAMYTAWLIFDWNTPKQGGRRSSWVRNWTMWTYFRDYFPIRLIKTHDLLPSRNYVFGYHPHGIFCFGAFCNFGTEATGFSKKFPGIKPSLATLAGNFRLPVLRDYLMSGGICPVNKNSIDYLLSRNGTGNAVVIVVGGAAESLECRPGLNTVTLKNRKGFVKLALQKGSDLVPVYSFGENDVYKQVIFEEGTWCRWAQRRLQKLLGFAPCLFHGCGLFSSDSWGFVPYSKPIITIVGEPVTVPKVEEPTQDMVDLYHAMYIRSLCTLFDKHKTRFGLKETDMLHIQ; from the exons ATGAAGAAACATCTACAAGTCATCTCTGTGTTGCAGTGGGTCCTGTCCTTCTTGGCCCTGG gtgttGCCTGCACAGTACTGCTCATGTACATGTTCTGTACAGACTGCTGGGTCATCGCTGCCATGTATACCGCCTGGCTCATATTTGACTGGAACACTCCAAAACAAG GTGGCAGGAGGTCCTCTtgggtgaggaactggaccaTGTGGACTTACTTCAGAGACTACTTTCCAATCAGG CTCATAAAGACCCACGACCTTCTGCCCAGCCGTAACTACGTATTTGGCTACCACCCCCACGGCATTTTCTGTTTTGGTGCCTTCTGTAACTTTGGGACTGAGGCCACCGGTTTCTCCAAGAAGTTCCCAGGCATAAAGCCCTCACTGGCCACTCTGGCCGGAAACTTCCGTTTGCCGGTGCTGAGAGACTATCTGATGTCTGGAG GCATCTGCCCAGTGAACAAAAACTCCATCGACTACCTCCTCTCCCGGAATGGCACTGGAAATGCAGTGGTCATCGTAGTCGGGGGGGCGGCCGAGTCCCTGGAGTGCAGGCCCGGCCTGAATACGGTCACGCTGAAGAACCGAAAGGGCTTTGTGAAACTGGCCCTTCAGAAAGG ATCCGACCTGGTGCCGGTGTACTCCTTTGGAGAGAATGATGTGTACAAGCAGGTGATTTTCGAGGAGGGGACCTGGTGCAGGTGGGCTCAGAGGAGGCTGCAGAAGCTGCTGGGCTTTGCCCCCTGTCTGTTTCATGGCTGTGGTCTCTTCTCCTCAGACAGCTGGGGCTTCGTGCCTTACAGCAAGCCCATCATCACCATCG tTGGTGAGCCAGTCACAGTGCCGAAGGTGGAGGAGCCGACCCAGGATATGGTGGATCTGTATCATGCCATGTACATCCGGTCCCTCTGCACCCTCTTTGACAAGCATAAGACCCGCTTTGGCCTGAAGGAGACTGACATGCTGCACATCCAATGA